A single genomic interval of Bradyrhizobium sp. sBnM-33 harbors:
- the frr gene encoding ribosome recycling factor yields the protein MPTPGFDINELKRRMQGATHALKHELGGLRTGRAAASMLEPVQVEAYGSHMPLNQLATVSVPEPRLLSVQVWDKSMVKAVEKAIVDSNLGLSPATEGQVLRLRIPELNEERRKELVKVAHKYAEAAKVAVRHVRRDGLDIVKKLEKNHEISEDDQERLAHDVQKATDATIAEIDQLLAAKEKEILTV from the coding sequence ATGCCCACGCCCGGTTTTGACATCAATGAATTGAAGCGCCGCATGCAAGGCGCCACCCATGCGCTCAAGCACGAGTTGGGCGGCTTGCGGACCGGCCGCGCGGCGGCGTCCATGCTTGAGCCGGTGCAGGTCGAGGCCTACGGCTCGCACATGCCGCTCAACCAGCTCGCCACCGTCAGCGTACCCGAGCCGCGGCTGCTTTCCGTCCAGGTGTGGGACAAGTCGATGGTGAAAGCCGTCGAGAAGGCGATCGTCGATTCCAATCTCGGCCTTTCGCCCGCGACCGAAGGGCAGGTGCTGCGCCTGCGGATTCCCGAGCTTAACGAGGAACGGCGCAAGGAACTGGTGAAGGTCGCGCATAAATACGCCGAGGCCGCCAAGGTTGCCGTTCGCCACGTCCGTCGTGACGGCCTGGATATCGTCAAGAAGCTCGAGAAGAATCACGAGATCTCCGAAGACGATCAGGAGCGCTTGGCCCATGATGTGCAGAAGGCGACCGACGCGACGATTGCCGAAATCGATCAGTTGCTGGCGGCGAAGGAAAAGGAAATCCTCACCGTTTGA